AAAGGCAGCAACCACATGAAGCTCCGAGGCACCAAAGCGACACATCTCATTGATAAGGTCATCGGGCAGCACTGAGCCGTTACACCCCAAGTCGGCAAGAAGACTCAATGCCGTGGTTTTTAACCGAGAAATGTCCTCATCCATTCCACTACCAACAATAGATTTTGCAATATTAATAGCCAAACAAGGACCCATATGTTCAGAAGCTTATTGCAACAACGAGTTTCTTACCCATCAAACTGGCCAGGAAACTTGTTGTAGTTGGCAGTAAATCTGTCCACAGCTCTAAGAAGAACATAAAATCCCATTGCACCACTGCGACAACAAACAATATCAGCACAAGAGCTAACGACTGGTTTCCACATGCAACTTCATAAAAGGTTTGGACTAAAACTATTGTACCTGTAATCTTCGTCCGCTAAACACTTTTGAATTTCGGTTACAGAAGGATTGCTGAACTCGTCTTCTACCATACGATATCTGCATACCTGCAAACCAGAGACTGAAGATTATATTCTAGACAAAACATATGTTGCTGATACTGCTTCAAAAGCAAAAGTAAACAAGTATATAGGTAAAACCATTGAGAGTTAAGTATTCTCACTTTAAGTTTTCTTGCATTCTTACAGAAGCTCTTGATTGTTGGTTTTGAGATGCTGCTCGGATCTCGACCGATTCTCTTCAAAA
This portion of the Raphanus sativus cultivar WK10039 unplaced genomic scaffold, ASM80110v3 Scaffold3813, whole genome shotgun sequence genome encodes:
- the LOC130506947 gene encoding NEDD8-activating enzyme E1 regulatory subunit AXR1-like; translated protein: MVEDEFSNPSVTEIQKCLADEDYSGAMGFYVLLRAVDRFTANYNKFPGQFDGGMDEDISRLKTTALSLLADLGCNGSVLPDDLINEMCRFGASELHVVAAFVGGIASQEVIKLVTKQFVPMLGTYIFNGIDHKSQLLTL